The window TCAACGGCGAAGGGACCTCCTTCGGCCACACGCTCGGCATCCAGGTGGTCGACGTGCGTCAAGGATACGCGCGGCTCGAGCTCGAGGTGCGCCCGCGTCTCAAGCAGCCCGCGGGAGTTCTGCACGGCGGCGCGAGCTTCGGTCTCGCGGACACCGCCGTGGCGGTCGCGCTGCGTCCGCTCTACGGCGTCGCCGCGGTGCTGCTGACCATCGAGATGAAGATCAACTACCTCGAGCCGATCTTCGACGGACGCGTCATCGCGGAAGCGTACGTCATGCGCGCGAGCCGCCGCAGTGCCTACGCCGAGGTCGACCTGTGGGCGCACGACAAGCTCGCGGCGCGCGCGACGACGACGTACATGATCCGCGAGCCGCGCTGAGCCGGCGCGCTTGGCGTCGGCTCGTGACGCGACTTCGCGAAAGCGCGGGGCGTGGCTCCGCAAGAGGTTCAGCGACCGCTCAGACGACGAGGCCGCCGTTCGGCGACAGCACCTGTCCGGTGAAGTAGCTCGCGCCCGGGCCGGCGAGGAACAGCGCCGTCGCCGCCACCTCGCGCGCCTCGCCGAGACGGCCGAGCAACGTCTGCGCCGCGATCACCGCGGTCTGCGTCGCGCGCTGCTCGCCGAGCACGTCGAGCAGCGGCGTGTCGATGTAGCCGGGCGCGATCGCGTTCACCAGGATGTCGTAGGGCGCAACGTCGCGCGCGACGGCCTTGGTGAAGGCGATGATCGCTCCCTTCGCCGCGGAGTAGTGCGGCACGCCGCCGATGCCGGTCAGCCCGGCGATGCTCGCGATGTTGATGATCCGGCCCGAGCGCTGGAACTGCATGATCTTCAGCGCTTCGCGCGTGCAGAAGAACGTGCCGTCGACGTGCACCGCCATCATCTTGCGCCAGCGCTCGTCGGACAGTCGGCTGGTCGCTTCGAGCGCGGTCGCGATGCGTCCGGTGCTCTGCATCTCGCCGAGCTGCTGCATCATCCGGCGGACGGTCTCGGGCTCGGTGTCGGCGTGGCCGGCGTTGTTGACCAGGATGTCGAGGCGCTCGCGCGTTGCGTGGCCGATCGCGGCGAAGAAGCGCCGTACCTGCTCGGGATCGGAGACGTCGCCGATCTGCGGTCCGCAGTGCGTCACCGCGTCGATCTTCTCGAGCTCGGCGTGCGTCCGTTCCGCCGCCTCGGCGCGCAGGTCGTTCACGATGACGCGCGCGCCGGCACGTCCGAACGTCAGCGCGATCTCGCGTCCGAGACCGGAGCCGGCGCCCGTGACGAAGGCGATCTTGCCGTCGAGATCCTTCATTCTTCCTCCCCGTCGTGTTGCCGCACCCGAGCACCCCGGCTAACTCGAGGTGCAAGCGAAGGAGCTCGCATGGCCGACTGGTACAGGATGCTCGGAGCGGATCACGTCGACTTCATCCGCAAGCAGCACGTCTTCTTCGTCGCGACGGCTCCCGCGGATGGCGACGGATACCCCAATCTGTCGCCCAAAGGCTACGACTCGCTCGACGTCCTGAGCCCGACCGAGCTGGTGTTCGTCGACATGCCGGGCAGCGGGAACCAGACGGCGTCGCACGTCGTGCGCGGCGGACGCATCACGCTGATGTTCTGCGGCTTCGAGGCGCGGGCGATGGTCCTGCGCGTCTACGGACGCGGCACGGTGCTGCTGCCGGACTCCGACGGCTATGCGGAGCTCGTGGAGCGTCTGCGGCCGGGGCTCGTCGGCCCGTTCACGCGCCAGCTCATCCGCATCGAGGTCGAGAAGGTGCAGACCTCGTGCGGCTACGGCGTGCCGCGCTTCGAGTTCGTCGGCGAGCGCGACACGCTGCGCCGCTACTACGAGCGCGCGGCGGAGCGCGGCGAGTTCGCCGCGAAGCTCGAGCGCGCGCGCCGGCTGCAGGATCCGGTGTAGCGTCCGCTGCGAGCTGCGGGCTTCCGCGACGCGGCGACGGTCGGCGCGCTGGGGTCGCGCCGAGGGAGGTCGTCGACCACGCCGGGCGCGCGGCGTCGGCTTGGACGGCGCAGGAGCGATCGTTATCCTCGCCGGGTGGCCCAGCGCACCGCTCTTTCGCTCGGCGCGCGCAGCATCGCGCCGCCCTTGGTTCTCGCGCCCATGTCCGGCGTCACCGACATGGCGTTCCGCCGTCTCGTGCGCGAGTGCAGCCCGGGAGCGGTCGGGCTCGTGGTCAGCGAGTTCATCTCGATCGAGGGCTTGACGCGCAACGACCTGCGCAGCCACCGCATGCTGCGCTACCACCGCGACGAGCACCCGATCTCGATCCAGATCTTCGGCGCCGAGATCGATCGCATGGTCGAGGCCGCGCTGATCGTCCAGCAGACGGGCGTCGATGCGGTCGACATCAACTGCGGGTGTCCGGTTCCGAAGGTCGTCAAGCGTGGCGGCGGGGCGGAGCTGCTGCGGCAGGAGCGTCACCTCGAGCGCATGCTGCGCGCGGTGCGCCGCGAGCTGTCGATTCCGCTGACGCTCAAGATCCGCACGGGCTGGGACGCGGATTCGATCAACTGCGTCGAGATCGCGCAGATGGCGGAGGACGCGGGCGTCGCCATGATCACCGTGCACGGCCGAACGCGCATGCAGCTCTACACCGGCAGCGCGGACTGGGACCTCATCGCCCGCGTCAAGCAAGCAGTCCGGATTCCGGTCGTCGGCAGCGGCGACGTGGTGAGCGTCGAGGCCGCGCGCGAGCGGCTCGCGCGCTCGGGCGTCGACGGCCTCGCGATCGGCCGTGCCGCGATGGAGAACCCCTGGATCTTCGGCGCCATCGCCGCCGACCTCGAGGGACGCACGGTGCCCGTTCCGAGCGTGGCGGACCGCTTCGCGGCGCTGCGCCGCTATCGCGTGCTGCTCGACGAGCTCTATCCGGAGAAGGTCACCTCGGCGCGGCTGCGCGGCATGGCGTGCCGGATCCTGAAGGGCTTCCCCGGCAGCGCCGTCCTGCGCGAGCGCGTGACGCACACCCGCTCGAGCGACGAGCTGCTCGGGATCCTCGCGCAGTACGAGCAGTACGAGAAGCAGCAGCTCGGCGAGCCGCCCCGGTCCGCCGCGTGACGTCGGCGCCGGACGCCGTGCGCGCGCTCCTGTTCGACATCGACGGCACGCTGCTGCGCTCGCGCGGCTCGGCGGAGCTCTTCGACGCGGCGATGGAGGAGGTGTTCGGCATCCGCGGCAACCTGCGCGCGATCCGTCCGGACGGCATGACCGATCCGGACATCGTCGCGCGGCTGCTCGACGGACGGACGCCGCCGTGCGGCGCGATCACGCCGCGGCTCCTCGCGAGCTTCGAGATGACGCTCGCGCGCTCGCTCGGAGCGGCGGTCGCGGCGGGGCAGGTCGAGGTGTGGACGCTGCCCGGCGTCGAGGAGCTGCTCGCGGAGCTCGCGTCACGCGACGACGTGCGCCTCGGGATCGTCACCGGCAACATGCGCGCGACCGCTCGCGTCAAGCTCGAGGCGGTGGGGATCGCGGGCTACTTCCGCGGCGGCGGCTACGGCAGCGATTCGCCGTCGCGCGCCGTGCTGCCGGCGGTCGCGCTGCGTCGCATGCAGAGGGTCGACGGCGTCAAGCTAGCGCCCGAGCGCGCGGTGGTCGTCGGCGACACGCCGCACGACCTTCACGCGGCGCGTGCGCACGGCATGCGCTGCGTTCTCGTCGCGACGGGGCAGTTCGAAGCGTCGGAGCTGGCTGCGGCCGGTCCGGATGCTTTGCTCGAGGATCTCAGCGATCTGCCGCGCGCGCTCGAGGCGATTCTCGGCTGAACTTCGGGGGAGTCATGCGAGCCCAAAGCTTCTCGGTTTACGTCGCCAAGGAATATCTCAAGTTCAACGCGGCGCACTTCATCGCCTATCCCGGCTTTCGCGAGCGGCTGCACGGACACAACTACCACGTGACCGTGCGCATCGAGGGCGAGCTCGGTCCCGACGGCTACGTCCTCGACTTCGGTCTCGTGAAGAAGGCGACGAAGCGCGTCTGCGACGCGCTCGACGAGCACACGCTGCTCCCCGCGCAGAGCGATTGCCTGCGGATCACCGAGCAGGGCGACTCGGTGGAGGTCGTCTACGAGGACGGCGCGCGCTTCGTGTTCCCGCGCAGCGACGTGATCCTGCTGCCGATCGTCCACACCTCGGCCGAGGAGCTCGCACGCTATGTGGCAGGCCAGGTCAAGAACGAGCTTCTCGCGGCCGGCGCGCGGCCCTGGACGCGGCTCGAGGTCGGCGTCGCGGAGACCAGCGGCCAGTCGGCGACGTACGCCGAATGAGCGGTCGGTCGCCGGTTGGGGAGTTGCGCAACGCAGGCGATTTGGGGACAAGGGATCTGACAGCGCGCTCTCGGCGCGGCCCCTCGAGACGGGTACAAAGAACGAAGCGAACGAGGAGTACGTGCGATGACGGAACGTGTTCGTGAGATCCTGAGCTGGTACGCCGGCAGCAGTCCGGGGGTGCTGACCAATCTTGCGCGCATGCTGAACCACGGCGCGCTCGGCGGCACCGGCAAGATGGTCATCCTGCCCGTCGATCAGGGCTTCGAGCACGGCCCTGCGCGGAGCTTCGCGCCGAATCCCGGCGGCTACGATCCGCACTACCACTTCAAGCTCGCGATCGAGGCCGGCTGCAACGCGTACGCGGCGCCGCTCGGCTTCCTCGAGGCGGGCGCGGCGGAGTTCGCAGGCGAGATCCCGCTGATCTTGAAGCTCAACAACAGCGATCTGCTGTACGAGTCGAGCGATCCGTGTCCGGCCGTCACCGGCTCGGTCGCCGATGCGCTGCGTCTCGGCTGCGTCGCGATCGGCTACACGATCTACCCCGGCTCGGCGCTGCGCAACGAGATGTACGAGAACCTGCGCGAGATCACCGAGGAAGCGAAGGCCGCCGGTCTCGCCGTCGTCGTGTGGTCGTACCCGCGCGGCTCGGGGCTCTCGAAGGAAGGCGAGACCGCGGTCGACGTCGTCGCGTACGCGGCGCAGATCGCCTGCCAGCTCGGCGCGCACATCGTCAAGGTGAAGCCGCCGACGTCGTTCCTCGAGCAGAAGGAAGCGAAGAAGGTCTACGAGGCGCAGCAGATCCCGATCGAGACGCTCGCCGACCGCGTGCGCCACGTCGTGCAGGCGGCGTTCAACGGCAAGCGCATCGTGATCTTCTCGGGCGGCGCCAAGGGCTCCGACGAGAAGGTGTTCGACGAGGTGCGCGGCATCCGCGACGGCGGCGGATTCGGCTCGATCATCGGCCGCA is drawn from Candidatus Binatia bacterium and contains these coding sequences:
- a CDS encoding PaaI family thioesterase, whose protein sequence is MSNPPSIRSLRPGTRAHEYAALDEKTRDEILRFFNGEGTSFGHTLGIQVVDVRQGYARLELEVRPRLKQPAGVLHGGASFGLADTAVAVALRPLYGVAAVLLTIEMKINYLEPIFDGRVIAEAYVMRASRRSAYAEVDLWAHDKLAARATTTYMIREPR
- a CDS encoding SDR family oxidoreductase, which produces MKDLDGKIAFVTGAGSGLGREIALTFGRAGARVIVNDLRAEAAERTHAELEKIDAVTHCGPQIGDVSDPEQVRRFFAAIGHATRERLDILVNNAGHADTEPETVRRMMQQLGEMQSTGRIATALEATSRLSDERWRKMMAVHVDGTFFCTREALKIMQFQRSGRIINIASIAGLTGIGGVPHYSAAKGAIIAFTKAVARDVAPYDILVNAIAPGYIDTPLLDVLGEQRATQTAVIAAQTLLGRLGEAREVAATALFLAGPGASYFTGQVLSPNGGLVV
- a CDS encoding pyridoxamine 5'-phosphate oxidase family protein; the protein is MADWYRMLGADHVDFIRKQHVFFVATAPADGDGYPNLSPKGYDSLDVLSPTELVFVDMPGSGNQTASHVVRGGRITLMFCGFEARAMVLRVYGRGTVLLPDSDGYAELVERLRPGLVGPFTRQLIRIEVEKVQTSCGYGVPRFEFVGERDTLRRYYERAAERGEFAAKLERARRLQDPV
- the dusB gene encoding tRNA dihydrouridine synthase DusB yields the protein MAQRTALSLGARSIAPPLVLAPMSGVTDMAFRRLVRECSPGAVGLVVSEFISIEGLTRNDLRSHRMLRYHRDEHPISIQIFGAEIDRMVEAALIVQQTGVDAVDINCGCPVPKVVKRGGGAELLRQERHLERMLRAVRRELSIPLTLKIRTGWDADSINCVEIAQMAEDAGVAMITVHGRTRMQLYTGSADWDLIARVKQAVRIPVVGSGDVVSVEAARERLARSGVDGLAIGRAAMENPWIFGAIAADLEGRTVPVPSVADRFAALRRYRVLLDELYPEKVTSARLRGMACRILKGFPGSAVLRERVTHTRSSDELLGILAQYEQYEKQQLGEPPRSAA
- a CDS encoding HAD family hydrolase; the encoded protein is MTSAPDAVRALLFDIDGTLLRSRGSAELFDAAMEEVFGIRGNLRAIRPDGMTDPDIVARLLDGRTPPCGAITPRLLASFEMTLARSLGAAVAAGQVEVWTLPGVEELLAELASRDDVRLGIVTGNMRATARVKLEAVGIAGYFRGGGYGSDSPSRAVLPAVALRRMQRVDGVKLAPERAVVVGDTPHDLHAARAHGMRCVLVATGQFEASELAAAGPDALLEDLSDLPRALEAILG
- a CDS encoding 6-pyruvoyl tetrahydropterin synthase family protein; amino-acid sequence: MRAQSFSVYVAKEYLKFNAAHFIAYPGFRERLHGHNYHVTVRIEGELGPDGYVLDFGLVKKATKRVCDALDEHTLLPAQSDCLRITEQGDSVEVVYEDGARFVFPRSDVILLPIVHTSAEELARYVAGQVKNELLAAGARPWTRLEVGVAETSGQSATYAE
- a CDS encoding class I fructose-bisphosphate aldolase, which translates into the protein MTERVREILSWYAGSSPGVLTNLARMLNHGALGGTGKMVILPVDQGFEHGPARSFAPNPGGYDPHYHFKLAIEAGCNAYAAPLGFLEAGAAEFAGEIPLILKLNNSDLLYESSDPCPAVTGSVADALRLGCVAIGYTIYPGSALRNEMYENLREITEEAKAAGLAVVVWSYPRGSGLSKEGETAVDVVAYAAQIACQLGAHIVKVKPPTSFLEQKEAKKVYEAQQIPIETLADRVRHVVQAAFNGKRIVIFSGGAKGSDEKVFDEVRGIRDGGGFGSIIGRNSFQRPRAEALKFLDTVMKIYRGEIK